CTCCTGATGAAACAGTGGCAAGTTGaacctattttttttaaaaaaaacagaTCACATTTTTGTGGTTTTCATCATTCCACATGAAATCCAAACCAAGTTGGGAGAGACACAACCAATGTAACCTCCGGCAGTGAAAATTAGGGAAACTGAACCCATAAAATCCATGTAATCAGCCGACTACCTCAATTATTGCACGATTAGTGAAGACGCGTCTGTTGGAATCAATCGAAATCCCATCTTTTGAGACCCGAGTAAGGTAAAAGTAGGAGGGGGAATAGATGTGTACCTTGATGTCGTGATCGGCACCGCCGGTGGCGAGAGGACGAGTTGTGGGTGGAAATCTAGGGATAGGACCGGCTCGGTGTCGTGCCAGTTGATCTGAACTATCCCTGCTCTCATCTTCCACTGGATTtcctagggtttctctctctttcttcccccaATCTCTTAACCCCAAAGAAACAAGGGTGGGGAATTGGGAAGAGAGATATGGCGCGGAGTTGGTGATTTAAGGGCGGCAAGTTGATCATGCACGTACTGCGAGCGAGACGTGTGGTAGATGGAACTTCACGTGTGATGCACGTGACCATCTTATGATGGCCTTTTGGGAAACAAGAGTGGGAAAAGGTGGCCTGATATCAAAGCAACGACTAGATCATAACCTCATGTGATGTATGGAATATCTTCGTGACCTCTTGCTCtactattctcatcaagttcaatctctcACTACCACCATGTTGCCTTTTTTGCCGTTGTCTCCACCTCCTTTGTGCTTCTCTTGATCGTACttgtcctcttcttcctctttttcttccatCTCCACTGTTCTCTGTGTCATGCCTATGTTTGTGACCATACCTTTTCTCTCAACTCTCTTACTGTTTTCTCCTTTTATCACTTTTCCTTCCATGACTTTCACTAGCCACTGTCTCCTTCgacgtatttttttttcttttatggagGGAGAGGGTGAGGGGGGTGTGGTAAGAAATTCTATACGAAAGAAAGGTGAAcaaaaaattaattacataagGTAAATAGTGATGCCCACCACGACCAATGTAAAACTTAAAATAACAACTCTCTGGAAACAAAGGAACATACAGAAGAGAACGCCAGAAGGGTCTCAGATATATTAGAAAAGTAAAAAAGATAACAGAAAGAGTACTAGGATAAAATACATATAGGTAAAAATAGATATGCCAAGCCAGCTATCGGATACGAAGAAGCACCAATCCAAAAGAGCAGCAGAAAGATTACGAAGGATGCCAAAAGCAACAATGTGCTTGGTGAcaaggaaaaaaatataaaaaaaattgttattctaaaagatattttattaattttgataaagattgATCAATTTGAAGAACTTGcttttagatttttgaaaagataaataATAGAAATAGTATTCTCTTCTTCGTGGATTTTCTAATCATGAGACATATCTTAGATGAATTTTTatcaaaagatcaaaaatcaTTAGGAAGATCAATTATCCCAATCCCAAATAAGTCGGTTGGAGTTTTTAAGAAACTTCATAATCACATAGACCAAAAGGCATGATACTGTTTACAAACTAATCCATGGTATGGTTAATTTTGATACGTTAGGCCCTGAAAGAAGGAAAATTATCGATGCAACTGATAGAAAATATATTATATCTACGGTGTTTGTCCACTTTATCTTTACAATTTGAAAACAAAGGGACATGATATGGTCAATAGACATAAAGgggaaaaattaatatatttatggtgaaaattaatatatttatcaatCACAAGTGGTTAGTAGCAAGGCTGATGTAACAATTTGTTTCCAATTTTCAAGAATTGTTGAGGCTTATTTCGACTGGAGTCCTGGAGCATGTCtaagtttttaattttatttctcaGAGAAGATCACATTGGTGACCATATATGTCAAGGTTTCTATCATATCACTATATTAATATCAACACTAACTGATATAATACAGATATCAATCCAATCTCTTAATCAATCTTTTACATATTTTGAGATAATTTGTAGTATTAAATATTCAAATTAACTTTTAAGTCATAGTTAATTTTGGATATGTTTGTTAAGATTtgcaaaataaaaataagcagCGGTTGGTTTAGCAAGCTGGAAGAAATCCTTTGTTGTACTCCAGATATCATGCATGATTGCCCTGACCAATTTGTGCTGTCCCCCCTCTTGCAATATCTCATCCCTAGTGAAAATGTTAAATCATACATTAAAACTTGATTACATGGCCAATGTGCTATCCGAAGGAATTATACTACACTTCTCCAGCAACAAATGTTCTATTCATAATTCACTAAAACAAATTCTAGCCACATGTATGGTGATAAATTTTGTAGGAAAGAAACCaattaataatagtaataataataaagaagcCATTGTCCAGAAACAAGGGAAATCATTTCAAGGACTCCAACATTTCCCTTATATAAGACATTCATCTGCTCGGATCTTTCAGCAACCACAGTCTAGCTTTTTAGACTCCATCGTCTACTATGCATTTTAACACTAACATAGCAAATAAGCCAGCTAAGAGCTAGCCATTTAGGAACAGAATGCACTTCTTAATCATGTACACATGAACCATCCAAGACATCAAAGTGCCAAACAGAAACACCCATGCAAGCCTTTCCAGTACTCTCCACAAGCCTCTAAAACATAGAAACATCTAAACCAACCAAGACAAAGGCTACACTCCCTTTACAAGCCAGAGAGCTTTATAGCTACAAAAGCTGAATTAAACCTATCCCTTTTGGTCCTCAATAACTTTAGAGCACTTTTATATTTCTCTGTCACCCAAGAATTGATATAATTTCCAAAGCTATGGTGCACAAGTGCTCCAACACCTCCTCCCTGCTTGCCATCTCCGCCGGGTACGGCAGCCGGGGTGCTTCCGGAACAACACGCGGCAGACGTTGGGATACTCGGCGGCGGCGCTCACGTGGACGAAGGCATAGTCGTACGACTCGGTCGACAAGGCATCGAGCGACCATTCCAGGGCCTCGCCGGCGTTGCTGTACTTGGCGGCGCACTCCCGGAGGACGGCCCGGAGCGAGGGGTCGGCGGCGGAATGGGAGAGGGCGGCGGTGAAGGAGGAAGTGTTGGTGGCGTTGGAGATAGCGAGGTGGATGGCGATGGTGGAGAGGCCCCTGACGTCGGCCTTGGGGCTCTCAGGGTCGGACTGGAGAGAGGAGACGCAGAAGTTGTAGTAGGTGGTGGTGTTGCACGTCTTTTGGATGAGGGTGGGGGCATCGGTGGTGGGGGTTTGGGTGGAGAGCGAGAGAGTGAGGAGAGAGAGGAGCGGGAGGAGGCGAGGAAGAATGGAAGCCATGGAGAGAAGGAGAGGTTGGTGAGGTGGTGGCCTGGTGGGGGATGAGTTGGGTTAGGAGGCTGTGGTGGAACGTGGAATGGTACAGAGTGCTTCCATGGGGTTTTGATTGTTTTGGAGACCGTATGTCGACCTTTGTTGGGTTTATTGTCCTTTGCTAACACGTGAATGGTCCCTGCTGTGGGTTCATGTGCCGTCGTGGGGAGGGTCAAGACGGATCACGTGCTGCCAATGACCGGCACGGTTAAACCTCAGTAGCACTCCGGTAGATAAAAAGGTAAAAACAGAgtctttgtaccaaaaaaaaaaaaaaaaaaaaaaaaacagagtataaTGTTAAATAACCAAGGTTTAACACACCAATGTTTATTACGTTATAAAGAGTTTTAGTAGAGATggcaataaattaaaaaattatttattagaaTCATCCTATTATATGTATCCCAGATCATTCAATAAAtagttattatattatttattattgaaaaaaattactGCCATTTAAGTTTGATTGAAAATTATGGATAGAAAGAGATTTATTTTAATCACTAGCTTACGATTTTtactgattttaataaaaaaatttaattttttgatgatgtaataaatttttattagatgatctaagatttaTATAGTAGCATAGTTTTAATTAgtattttttctaataaattggattggattggatcaatttccgATAAAAAAGAAATCAACTCCATCTTCGGTccatttataatttgattaaaaaattaaaacccATGCAAAACCTATTTATGTTATACAACTCATGTCCATCCATCAACTCATCTGAATTTttactaataaataataaaaatatcatataatatgTAGAGATCCATTGgtttatcattttttatatatatgtttgtTTTAAATGAATTGAATCAAATGAGAGAAATAGGGAACCACCAATTATGTTTTGTCAAAGAGTCGATTGGTTGCTGCTTGAATCATCCTATATGATATGTTGGGTCCCACTATAAAAGAAGCCATCCGTTTATACTTAAATTGATTTTGGATCAATCTGGAactaatttgatttaaaaaattccACTCAAATCTACTTATTTAGAGTGGATTCATGCGAGTTGGCTAGTTCGGGACTCCCtccattatattatataaaataatgagaaaagACTACAATTGGTATGGTTGGTTATTTGGCATTATAAGAATTcattgtaataaaaataattaaagattattaattaaatatcaatttgaaattatgctttttattatttattttttcaataatattattaaaGTTTTTCACGCAAAATCAAGAGGAAGAATTGACTGATCTCCAAGGCAGAATCAAATGATGAAATGTTTGGGATTATATTCTTTTGCCATGAGTTTTATTTTAGACAAACATGAATATATAACATTATTTGTAAgatcaaataataaaaaatgtTGGTTGATGCGTTATCTCATAATCTTTCCTTCAAAATATTACCAGAAGGAGAAACAAGTTGTGTTTATACGAAAGATCGGACAATTTCTGTTGGTGGCCTCCTGCTTGAACTGCACACTTCTCGAGTCAAGTGAGGCTTCAAACAAGGCTTCAACCAGAATCAGATCTCCCCCTATTCTGCTATATGTTTAAGATATAAGGCCATATGCGACAGTAACTTGGTGGATCTTGATGGGGTACACATCTACAAAGTTAGACTTGGCTTTGAAATTATTTTTGCGAGCCAGATCAGATGCATTCAAGTTAAATCAAGTAACGTTCTATTTCAGAAAATTCATATCCAATCCGACCATGATGCAAATCCGAATTTGGGACCCATGCCTGATCCAAGGGTCCCAAGATCGGACATGAGTCTAACCTCACTTAATTGAGGTTTAAATTGGATCCAATTCGATTTCATGCGCTTGGCTCTGATGGATTTGCAGCCCCCATTGGCGGGCCTAATCTTGGGGTTGGCACTTGATTTAACTAGATTGGCCATTGACATCTCCCATCCATGCCCTCCTTGTAATCAAGTAAGACAGGGTGTCTCAAATCCTCTTAGCTGATGCAGCTCTTGTAGAAGACACCAAAATGTGTTATTTGCCCAAATTGAAGTCCACGGTAAGGTGATAATTGGGACCATCCAATTGGCTACGTCATGAAACTGTCTGATTCGTAGGTTTTAAAATAACCATTAGTGACTCGCGATGCCCGCTTGTCATTTCACAATAATTTGTATTAACCCGTGTAAAAAGATATGAAAGGCTCCCTTCCCTTTTCTGGACTTTGGTAAAtagaataatgaaataaaatgaaGTAACTGTTTGGCTGGAAGGAAAATTGTTTTGATTGGCATGGCTTCCATTGGTCATATAATGGAAATCACAGGCCCGAAGGACCACACAAGAAAATGATTAAAATGACAAATGACACTATACAAAGTTTATATGAGAGTTGTAAAGATGAGATATTGGAAGAAGTTCGCTGGTTGGCAGGGCGATTCTTACTGTATGAGCtcttttttttattgttttgttttttattttattctagcTTCTGATTTGTTAATCtgtattatttatattaaaaaaaacaaagagaTCCCAAAATTTTTGCAAACATATGGTCAAAATATAAAACCTGGTCCATAGGCCAGTCTGGACTGATAAAAGGCTCGAATCCATTGATCAATTTAGAAGAATAATTCTTTGTACATTGCATATAATGTAATAACAGTACATCACTCCTTCTCGCTGAACCATATAGCCACGTTTTCCAACGTAAATTAAATACGTCAGTTTTGCATTTTGGTTTGAAATTTGGAATGACAAAAATGTTTCTCtgttctgaaaaaattataatatctcgtAGCTTGTTATGATATTTCGTGATCTGTCATGACATCctgaagatatattatgattttctgtctccaaaaaattataatatattttcagGATGTCATGATAGACTACGGGATATCATAATAGACTacgaaatattataattttttcagaatagaAAAGTATTTTCGtcgttcaaaattttaaatcaaaaagtgAAACTGTAGACATTCAATGAGCGTTGAAAAGCAGGAACTATGTATTTCAATTAGATGATATGGTACATTTCATATTAATTTTATTGCACTACATACGGTGTataaaatatttctccaatttaaAAAGTTTGGATCAATCTAAAATAGCCCACAGCTAGCCTAGGAACTTGGATCAGCTGAAAAACTGTTTGATCCAAACTACGAATTgagggggcaaaaaaaaaaaaaaaaaaaggccgagTACGTGCATTGCATATATTGGGGGTAATGTGGTGCACGTGCACTGCATGTACTGCAAGAAGAGATGAACTCTAGGGAGTCATTTTTATCTTGACCTCCCAGTGGGAGTCCAACATAATGAGGGAAGCCAATGCTCGATTTCAGCTCCAAGTCCCCAGGCATCCTTTGGACCTTCCCCACTAAGCTCATGAGGCCTCAAAAGTTGATAgtcatctaattttctttcttgtCTTTGTCGCATGCGCCGTCCACCTTTGTTACTGTGGTGATGATCTAACGTTATTGGAATCAGGATATTGCCCCGTCAATTTTCTAATATTAATTTTGCCTCACATCTTTTCGAATGCTGCGAACATCGTTTTCCGACTGGATAGTCACTGGATTTCATCTCAAAAGAGATGCTTTGTTTGGTGTTTAGGTTCTTATTTTTTAGGTTTTCTTGAAGATTTTGGATTCGGCTTTGGCCGTTGGTCCATGATCATGCTAGGTTTTTCCTTTGGATTAGTGTTCGTGTCAAACAAACTAATGGCTATGATTGGCACTGAAGCCATCCTCAAAATGATTTCACCAATTCTAGCCTTtattttgctttctttttgagcATTACCGATGGCCATTTTTGCCTTCCCCTAATGACGGAAGGCCCATCATGAAAGGTTACCAACGGTCAAGTCCTCCATGGTCTTTATATTGCTATTCTCTCTTCTCTCGtggcctctttctctctctttcttttttatttatttttttatttgtagcTTCTGATTTGTTTTTTTGGGTAAAAGTAGCTTCTGATTTGTTAATCTGCATTATTTGTATTAAAAAATAGAGAGatcttaaaattttcataaatatataatcaaaatataaagcCCGTTTCATAAGTAAGCCTAGCCtatccatcaatcaatttagaaaGTTTGTATCAACTCGAAATAGCCCATAATCAGCCTAGAAATTGAAGAAAATCAGATTGCATGTAAGCTACAAAATGAAAACACcgcgaaaagaaaaagagattaaatatattttaatctaacatacatgcaAGAGATCGTATCTCTAAAACACCAGGATCTTTCATAGttaagattaagattaaaatgaaaaaagagaaagatttgATCTTCACCTTGTATCGGTAGATCTTCACCGCAATTCGATAATCATGAATATTTTCATGGTTCCTTTGATGCCACGTATGTGTCTGGTTTTTATAGATATCCACATGtgattgatctgatcagaagattCTGATATCACTGGGATGCTAACTCCTTCACAGAAGTCACTTCTTTGATGttaaatctttcttcctctttctcttctcaagagaacaaTAAGAACAAGAAGAGGGAATATGGGAGAGGTGATGGGCGTGAAGGCttgggatgtccaactccttggacattccataagagaaaaaaaagaagaagacgtCTGATGTAGCACACACcctccttaattttttttttgtgcgttCAGCCTTTTTTCACCGTTCTTTAGAGAGGAGGCACTGATTTAATCCCACATTAAGTCCCAATCTCATTAGGGTTAGGGATAgagttttggggtgtgagaacttTACGGAGTTCCACCCTAAAACATTTCAGTGCTACCTTATCCCACCACAAAAACTAAACACCACGATAATTTGGTTTGGCATGGTCCCTTATTTCTCAACGTGAACTTCTTCACGTGAAAGATCTTATAGCACCATCTCAAAAGAAGAGTCTTTCTATATGTTAATCACCTTTAAAGATGGAGTCCTAAGAAGTATGGACTTTGACCAAATCAAAATCCAATGTGGTTTGGATTTTATAATAAGTCAAATACTTATTAAGTCCAAACCCTTTTAGACTGCTGAAACTCAATTTGACTCAAACtcagattaagtctaatcaaattaaattctaatttaatttgactaggactcaatcctaattatttgatcaaatcaaataatataataataattaccaataatttttttttaactcgcTAACTATTAGCAAGTCCtctcttataatttttataaatcaatctaatcatcaatcatattaataatCAGATCCTATGATAATTCAAAATCGTATTTTAACTATTCAATTAGTCAGAACCTCTTATATGTGTAATCTTATAGGTTCTACTCTGTTTGGtattgagatatattgtgatctctatcatcaatattattgaaatttttttcaatagattgaaacaatttcaactcaccCAATGAGAATTatcgaccatcaaaataattctcattgattTCATTATCCACCGATGatgcctagcagtatatagtggcaatccaacagaataaaaggaATTGAACCTCTTGGTTGTAGTTACCATGTGATACAATTTTTTTATCTTGAGTCccgataagatggaggttatagaAAACTCATCAACTCCCATCATCTgttatatgtaagatttattcaagTCGAGTTATCatgaaattttatgaaaattttttttcattattcatattGCTATGGTCATGATCTTTATAACTCAATCTTATAAAtcacataagactactccttatctatcaagatcgatagatcccatataggTGCATACCTTACTCCTATAAAAAATTTACTACAGTCAATATGTACTGTAAGGACCTATATAGCTAGGGACTAAGTATATGTacaatcaaactacagcaatctcattgtgaatagccaaGATActacagatcaaagaactaggcacaccactacagcatcgagaaaattactgatgagtgagttGACATTCaaatgacttctcatattgatcacattCGGTActcttattctctaacaactatctgcactttcGCTCTAGTATTGCCATACCATAGACTTGAGACTTATCTATCCAAAGAAATATGATTCGTATACCAATCTCATCGGATCAATCATCATTCTTATGATGATCTATCAatcgaaaataatttaaaaattaatcatcaatgacacataccataaattttcaactcttgagaatatgtgttattatcttcttaatTCTTTGGACAATTAATGGACACATatacaacatgaatgaaaataaactatccaatttttattaataaataataaggtTAACTACAAAACTATATCCTAGAAAGAATAACTATGTTAGCTAGATTGACTTCTAattaaggcatacatctaacaatcttccacttacactaaagtca
The DNA window shown above is from Elaeis guineensis isolate ETL-2024a chromosome 8, EG11, whole genome shotgun sequence and carries:
- the LOC105034572 gene encoding cell wall / vacuolar inhibitor of fructosidase 2 translates to MASILPRLLPLLSLLTLSLSTQTPTTDAPTLIQKTCNTTTYYNFCVSSLQSDPESPKADVRGLSTIAIHLAISNATNTSSFTAALSHSAADPSLRAVLRECAAKYSNAGEALEWSLDALSTESYDYAFVHVSAAAEYPNVCRVLFRKHPGCRTRRRWQAGRRCWSTCAP